A section of the Scleropages formosus chromosome 12, fSclFor1.1, whole genome shotgun sequence genome encodes:
- the slc39a14 gene encoding metal cation symporter ZIP14 gives MIQRSGHGSVQLTATLALLLCFLRPAGGAGEPSPKQFLQDLMSHYGDNSTVLVAQLRPFLSRFSIGQGDNSSAGRAPGANVSRCLPWDTLLAAHGLSEQSRLDGHGLQEFCPTVLQQLSPGTCGEGSKAEPDRDVPTEGKPSTAEVWGYGFLCVTVISLCSLVGASVVPFMRKTFYKRLLLYFIALAIGTLYSNALFQLIPEAFGFDPMENYYISKSAVVFGGFYLFFFTEKVLKMVLKRKDGKAQGHGHSHFPAECYASKADVEDGVTEKLQNGEAKTPPLAGDGQLQGADEDDRVFNVPALQESQTSGSGGGCYWLKGTAYSDIGTLAWMITLSDGLHNFIDGLAIGASFTVSVFQGISTSIAILCEEFPHELGDFVILLNAGMSIQQALFFNFLSACCCYLGMGFGILAGSHFSANWIFALAGGMFLYIALADMFPEMNEVSREEEEGGGSRSLVTFAIQNAGLLTGFTIMLLLTMYSGQIQLG, from the exons ATGATCCAGAGGTCTGGCCATGGCAGCGTCCAGCTGACAGCGACTTTAGCCCTGCTGCTGTGCTTCCTGAGGCCAGCGGGGGGTGCCGGAGAGCCCTCTCCCAAACAGTTCCTCCAGGACTTGATGAGCCACTATGGAGACAACAGCACCGTTCTTGTGGCACAGCTCCGTCCGTTCCTGTCCCGCTTCAGCATAGGTCAGGGGGACAACAGCTCCGCTGGACGAGCTCCCGGCGCCAATGTCTCGAGA TGCTTGCCCTGGGACACGCTGCTGGCGGCTCATGGCCTGAGCGAGCAGTCGCGGCTCGACGGACACGGGCTGCAAGAGTTCTGCCCCACcgtcctgcagcagctgagccCTGGAACTTGTGGGGAGGGGTCCAAGGCGGAGCCTGACCGAGACGTGCCGACGGAGGGCAAGCCTTCCACCGCTGAGG TGTGGGGTTATGGGTTCCTGTGCGTCACGGTCATCTCCCTGTGCTCCCTGGTGGGTGCCAGCGTGGTGCCCTTCATGAGGAAAACCTTTTACAAGCGGCTGCTCCTCTACTTCATAGCCCTGGCCATTGGCACGCTCTACTCCAACGCCCTGTTTCAGCTCATCCCAGAG GCTTTTGGCTTCGACCCCATGGAAAATTACTACATCTCCAAGTCGGCGGTCGTGTTCGGGGGCTTCTATCTCTTCTTCTTCACGGAGAAGGTGTTAAAGATGGTGCTGAAACGGAAAGATGGG AAGGCCCAAGGTCACGGGCACAGCCACTTCCCGGCCGAGTGCTACGCCTCCAAGGCTGACGTGGAGGACGGTGTCACGGAGAAGCTGCAGAATGGCGAAGCGAAAACGCCTCCTCTTGCGGGGGATGGGCAACTGCAGGGGGCAGATGAGGATGATCGGGTGTTCAATGTTCCTGCGCTCCAG GAATCCCAGACTTCTGGCAGCGGCGGGGGCTGCTACTGGCTCAAAGGCACGGCCTACTCGGACATCGGCACGCTGGCCTGGATGATCACCTTGAGCGATGGGCTGCACAACTTCATAGACGGCCTGGCCATCGGGGCCTCCTTCACCGTATCTGTCTTCCAGGGCATCAGCACCTCCATAGCCATCCTCTGCGAGGAGTTTCCCCACGAGCTGG GTGACTTTGTGATCCTGCTCAACGCGGGTATGAGCATCCAGCAAGCGCTCTTCTTTAACTTCCTGTCAGCCTGCTGCTGTTACCTGGGAATGGGCTTCGGCATCCTGGCCGGCAGCCACTTCTCCGCCAACTGGATCTTTGCGCTGGCAGGAGGAATGTTCCTCTACATCGCTCTGGCTGACATG TTCCCGGAGATGAACGAGGTCAGccgtgaggaagaggagggcgGGGGCAGTAGATCCCTTGTGACCTTCGCCATCCAGAATGCAGGGCTGCTGACGGGCTTCACCATCATGCTGCTGCTTACCATGTACTCAGGCCAGATCCAACTGGGTTAG